The Struthio camelus isolate bStrCam1 unplaced genomic scaffold, bStrCam1.hap1 HAP1_SCAFFOLD_41, whole genome shotgun sequence genome window below encodes:
- the LOC138065166 gene encoding olfactory receptor 14C36-like has protein sequence MSNSSSVTEFLLAFAETRQLQLLHFLLFLGIYLAALLANGLIITAIACHHRLHTPMDFFLFNLSLLNLASISTTVPTSMANSLMDTTTISYSGCAAQVFLVSFLFGGEISLLTVMAYDRYVAICRPLHYGTLLGGSRACVQMAAAAWGSGFLNALLHTANTFSVPLCQSNAVGQFFCEIPHILKLSCSHSHLREVGVVVVSACLFFECFMFIVLSYVQIFTVVLRIPSEQGRHKAFSMCLPHLAVFALFVSTAMCAYLKSPSLSSPSLDLVVAVVYAVVPPAVNPLIYSLRNKELRDALRKVIA, from the coding sequence atgtccaacagcagctccgtcactgaattcctcctggcattcgcagaaacccggcagctgcagctcttgcacttcttgctcttcctgggcatctacctggctgccctcctggccaacggcctcatcatcaccgccatagcctgccaccaccgcctccacacccccatggacttcttcctctttaatctctccctcctcaacctggcctccatctccaccactgtccccacatccatggccaattccctcatggacaccacgaccatctcctactcgggatgcgctgcccaggtcttcctggtttccttcttgtttggaggagagatttctcttctcactgtcatggcctatgaccgctacgttgccatctgcagacccctgcactacgggaccctcctgggtggcagcagagcttgtgtccaaatggcagcagctgcctggggcagcggctttctcaatgctctcctgcacactgccaacacattttccgtacctctctgccaaagcaatgctgtggggcagttcttctgtgagatcccccacatcctcaagctctcctgctcacactcccacctccgggaagttggggtggttgtagttagtgcctgtttattctttgagtgtttcatgttcattgtgctgtcctacgtgcagatcttcacagttgtgctgaggatcccctctgagcagggccggcacaaagccttctccatgtgcctccctcacctggctgtgtTCGCCCTGTTTGTCAGTACTGCCATGTGTGCCTACCTGAagtccccttccctctcctccccctccctggatctggtggtggctgttgtgtacgcggtggtgcctccagcagtgaaccccctcatctacagcctgaggaacaaggagctccgagatgccctgaggaaagtgattgca